From the Lolium rigidum isolate FL_2022 chromosome 2, APGP_CSIRO_Lrig_0.1, whole genome shotgun sequence genome, one window contains:
- the LOC124685984 gene encoding protein transport protein yos1-like, producing MGLWMLLEGFLLLANSLAILNEDRFLGPRGWSMSEVSGNGQTKSLKGQIVGLIYATQFLRVPLIALNILIIVVKMVSG from the coding sequence ATGGGCTTGTGGATGCTGCTGGAGGGTTTCCTGCTTCTCGCAAACTCGTTGGCGATACTGAATGAAGACCGCTTTCTTGGTCCCAGGGGATGGAGCATGTCTGAAGTTTCAGGAAATGGGCAAACCAAGTCCTTGAAGGGCCAAATCGTGGGGCTCATCTACGCCACTCAGTTTCTGCGGGTGCCCTTGATAGCGCTTAATATTCTTATCATTGTTGTGAAAATGGTCTCAGGCTGA
- the LOC124689236 gene encoding BTB/POZ domain-containing protein At2g46260-like — protein MAGGNALEEPEVDAGFEFAFDNDAFSDKLLRIEVFGSDNEKSSDSSRILMGTPILRVNTVNVNSAILAAKSPFFFKLFSNGMKESDQRQTTLRINDSEENAFMEVIRFMYSGKLTPTTEPTLLVDILMAADKFEVVSCMKLCGQRLMGLPMTPQSAVSCLDLACSVSMPAALAEAAKKFLAERYKEFLSTKFQDELMRIPLAGIVAILSRNHLVVASEEAVYDFVLRWADCQYPNSEERRKILGSRLLPLVPIMRAMKNVITINQPSYKLYINLERERCSRLFLSGSEYCRQFRFMGHLFVLSAHCNMDSSNSFGLLLEMPVEDKELVRGTIDYKFEAKTRLTLEFDTKYESTCTIGSREDVRCKDLFSVPWTNFIADDSPFFIDDILHLRIHLKIVY, from the exons ATGGCTGGAGGCAACGCGTTGGAGGAGccggaggtggacgccggattcgAGTTCGCCTTCGACAACGATGCTTTCTCCGACAAGTTGCTGCGGATAGAGGTcttcggca GTGATAATGAGAAATCTAGTGACTCTTCTCGTATATTGATGGGTACACCGATTTTACGGGTCAATACTGTAAATGTCAATTCGGCGATACTTGCTGCAAAAAGTCCTTTCTTTTTCAAG CTTTTCTCAAATGGCATGAAAGAGTCTGATCAGAGACAGACAACACTTAGAATTAATGATTCAG AGGAAAATGCATTCATGGAGGTTATTCGCTTTATGTACAGTGGAAAGTTGACACCAACAACTGAGCCCACTCTTCTGGTTGATATCTTGATGGCTGCTGACAAATTTGAGGTCGTTTCTTGCATGAAGCTTTGCGGTCAGCGTCTCATGGGCCTGCCTATGACCCCACAATCTGCAGTCTCGTGCTTGGATCTTGCATGTTCTGTTTCAATGCCAGCTGCCCTGGCAGAGGCCGCCAAGAAATTCCTTGCTGAAAGATACAAGGAATTCCTCTCAACAAA gTTCCAAGATGAACTGATGAGGATCCCTCTAGCTGGTATTGTAGCCATCTTATCGAGGAATCACCTCGTGGTCGCATCTGAAGAAGCTGTCTACGACTTTGTGCTCAGGTGGGCTGATTGCCAGTACCCAAATTCAGAAGAAAGACGCAAGATCTTGGGCTCACGTTTACTCCCACTAGTGCCAATAATGCGTGCCATGAAAAATGTGATTACAATTAATCAGCCCAGCTATAAACTTTACATCAATCTAGAACGTGAGCGATGCTCCAGGCTCTTCCTGTCAGGATCAGAATACTGCCGGCAGTTCCGTTTCATGGGGCATCTCTTTGTCCTCTCGGCGCACTGCAACATGGACTCGTCCAACTCTTTTGGCCTCTTATTAGAGATGCCTGTAGAAGACAAGGAGCTAGTGAGGGGGACAATAGATTATAAGTTTGAGGCAAAGACAAGACTGACTCTGGAGTTTGACACAAAGTACGAGAGCACCTGCACCATCGGTAGTAGAGAGGATGTTCGATGCAAGGATCTCTTTAGTGTTCCTTGGACAAACTTCATTGCTGATGAcagtcccttcttcatcgacgacatactCCATCTGCGAATTCACCTGAAGATAGTGTATTAG